The stretch of DNA GGTGACACGCAGGTCATCTCCGCCACCACCATGCCGGCGCCGCCGAGCGCGCGCGAGCCCAGGTGGACCAGATGGAAGTCGCCCGGCACGCCGTCGGTGCAGGAATACATCGCCATCGGCGACACCACCACGCGGTTCTTCAGCGTGACCCCGCGCACGCGGAACGGCGTGAACATCGGCGGCAGCGGCTGGTGCGCCTGCAGCTTCAGGCTGTCGGCCGGCACCCCGGCCTGCTGTGCCAGCCAGTGCTCGAACTGGGCGACATAGCCGGCATCGCGCACGCGCAGGTTCTCGTGCGAGATCCGTTGCGAGCGCGTCAGCAGCGAATAGGCGAACTGCTCCGGCGGCAGGCTGCCGGCATAGCGCTCGACGTTCTCGAACCACTCGGTCGAGTTGCGCGCCGCATTCTGGATCTTCAGCACTTCCACGCCGCGCGTGGCTTCATAGCGCGCCAGCGCATCGGGCAGCCCGTCGTGGCCGCTGCCCCGGATCTCTTCGGCCAGGTCGATGGCATCCTCGAGCGCCAGCTTGGTACCCGAGCCGATCGAGAAATGCGCGGTGTGCGCGGCATCGCCCATCAGCACCACCGGCACGCGGCGGCCGTCGGGCAAGGTGTTCCAGTGCACCCATTGCCGGCAGATCACGCGCGGGAAGCGGATCCAGATCGCCGAGCCGCGCAGGTGCGCCGCGTTGCTGATCAGCTTGTTGCCGTCGAGGTAGCGCGCGAACAGCTTCTCACAGTAGGCCACGCCCTCTTCCTGGCTCATCTGCTCGATGCCGGCGGCGCGCCAGACCGCTTCCGGGGTCTCGACGATAAAGGTCGAGGTGTTGTCGTCGAAGCGGTAGGCATGCGCCTGGAACCAGCCGTGCTCGGTCTTCTCAAAGGCAAAGGTGAAGGCGTCGAACAGCTTGTGCGTGCCCAGCCAGACAAAGCGGCACTGGCGCGTATCGATATCCGGCCGGAAGGTGTCGGCATAGCGGCTGCGGATGCGGCTGTTCAGGCCGTCCGAGGCGATCACCAGGTCGGCCTGGTATTGCATCGCCAGCGCCTGGTCGTCGGACACATCGGTCTCGAACACCAGCTTCACCCCGAGCGCTTCGCAGCGCGCCTGCAGGATGTTGAGCAGGCGCTTGCGGCCGATGCCGATAAAGCCATGCCCGCCCGAGCGGATGGTGCGCCCGCCGATATGGATGTCGATATCGTCCCAGTGGTTAAAGGCGGCGTTGATCTCGCTGGCGCTGGCCGGGTCGGCCTGCTTCAGGTTGTCCATGGTGGCGTCCGAGAACACCACGCCCCAGCCAAAGGTGTCGTAGGGACGGTTGCGCTCGACCACGATGACCTCGTTGGCCGGATCCTGCAATTTCATCAGCAGGCCGAAATACAGGCCGGCGGGGCCTCCGCCAATACAAAGCACGCGCATCTGTTGCCTCCTGCCGGCTGTGCCGGGCGCGCCGCCCATCGCACGCCGTCCCGGACTACACCGCCATCTAGATCAAGATTAAATATTTTATGCTTCAAATATTAGACTGCATCACGACCGATGGCAAGGCGGCGATGCGGTGTGCCGTGTGCGACACCGCCACCGCCCTTCCTTCCGCGCTGCCCCGCTAGCCCTTCAACGCGGCCTGCAGCTGTTCCAGCGCGCCCGGATCCTCGATCGTGGTCAGGTCGCCCGGGTCGCGGCCCTCGGCCACCGCTTGCATGGCGCGCCGCAGCAGCTTGCCGGAACGCGTCTTCGGCAGCGCATTGACGAACAACACGCGCGCCGGGCGGGCCACCGCGCCAAGTTGCTGCTCGACCGTCTTCATCAGCTCGCCCTCCAGCGCCAGCCGAGCCTCCGGCGTCGCCGTGCGCGCCGGATCGCGGGCGATGCAGAACGCCATTGCCACCTGCCCCTTCAGGGCGTCCTGCACGCCTACCACGGCCACCTCGGCCACGGCGGCGCTGGACGACAGGCTTTCCTCGATCTCGCGCGTGCCCAGCCGGTGCCCCGCGACGTTGATCACGTCGTCGGTGCGCCCGAGGATAAAGACATAGCCGTCGGCATCGCGCACGCCCCAGTCGAAGGTGGAATAGCACAGACGGTTCGGCACCGCCTGCCAATAGGTGCGCACGAAGCGGTCATCGTCGCCCCACACCGTGCTCATGCACCCCGGCGGCAGCGGGCCGTCGATGGCGACCACGCCCTTCTGCCCCGGCGGGCATTCCCCGCCGGTGTTCTCGTCGACGATCTTCAGGTCATAGCCGTAGGCCGGCACGCCGGGCGAGCCCAGCTTGGGCGGCAGCGCCTCGAGGCCACGCTGGATGGCAATGATGGGCCAGCCCGATTCGGTCTGCCAGTAGTTGTCGACCACGGGCTTGCCCAGGCCGTCCTGGATCCAGCGCGCGGTGGGCTCGTCCAGCGGCTCGCCGGCCAGGAACAGCAGGCGCAGGCTGGACAGGTCGTATCGTGTCAGCCACGCGGGGTCCTGCT from Cupriavidus taiwanensis encodes:
- a CDS encoding bifunctional salicylyl-CoA 5-hydroxylase/oxidoreductase, with translation MRVLCIGGGPAGLYFGLLMKLQDPANEVIVVERNRPYDTFGWGVVFSDATMDNLKQADPASASEINAAFNHWDDIDIHIGGRTIRSGGHGFIGIGRKRLLNILQARCEALGVKLVFETDVSDDQALAMQYQADLVIASDGLNSRIRSRYADTFRPDIDTRQCRFVWLGTHKLFDAFTFAFEKTEHGWFQAHAYRFDDNTSTFIVETPEAVWRAAGIEQMSQEEGVAYCEKLFARYLDGNKLISNAAHLRGSAIWIRFPRVICRQWVHWNTLPDGRRVPVVLMGDAAHTAHFSIGSGTKLALEDAIDLAEEIRGSGHDGLPDALARYEATRGVEVLKIQNAARNSTEWFENVERYAGSLPPEQFAYSLLTRSQRISHENLRVRDAGYVAQFEHWLAQQAGVPADSLKLQAHQPLPPMFTPFRVRGVTLKNRVVVSPMAMYSCTDGVPGDFHLVHLGSRALGGAGMVVAEMTCVSPDARITPGCPGLWNDAQRDAWKRIVDFVHANSDARIAMQIGHAGRKGSTQLGWEAMDHPLPQGNWPVMSASPLPYLPGESQTPRAMTRADMDHVRDDFVASARRAAEAGFDWLELHCAHGYLLSSFISPLTNTRDDEYGGSLAARLRYPLEVFAAVRAVWPQDKPMSVRISAHDWVEGGITPDDAVEIARAFKAAGADMIDCSSGQVSPDQAPVYGRMYQTPFADRIRNEAGIATIAVGAIFEADHVDSIIAAGRADLCAIARPHLANPAWTLQEAARIGYRDIAWPKQYLAGKRQLETNLERAAAQEKQA